The following coding sequences are from one Onychomys torridus chromosome 16, mOncTor1.1, whole genome shotgun sequence window:
- the LOC118596690 gene encoding gasdermin-C-like encodes MPHSFDWVCKDVVKKLQGKDLKPVKRLSDAMKFRQFEILQTDPQSMFWKSEDTPVGYSLLQILEQNCPVPEPEVSAPIPLKHTVSRKLKANTGVNAIAEGSVSAEFVQSCGYDIEVQCTSIPDSKLEGLQNRKLLDREPSFVKNCRMGRKELYVVTEAFEVTKGTVLEDSSSVELSGKVGIPYQIAKGQAQGQWQRERTDSVPILKGAVVAYKKKQLVIENNTCAILLSANAKKKTFLGFLPRLQSSFAASAEMGRLLRKINYISPIGRIEEPFHLDFKHLQNEVFWKTRELSMLSKDVQDVMFSSLLPVISDREILYDLINMLELDQLGHMDGPGGVILDVLQQDSRPPWIDLKNLTLYLLQALTVLSDTQLSLLVQSMEKRLLLQQQELVKSILQPNFKYPWNIPFTLQPQLLGQLHGEGLAITYELLKECGLKTELNNPRSTWDLEAKMPLSALYGSLSFLQQLVES; translated from the exons ATGCCCCACTCATTTGACTGGGTTTGCAAGGATGTGGTCAAGAAACTTCAAGGAAAAGATCTGAAGCCTGTCAAACGTCTGTCAGATGCGATGAAGTTCCGCCAGTTTGAGATACTGCAGACAGATCCTCAGTCAATGTTTTGGAAATCTGAAGATACTCCAGTTGGATATTCCCTTCTGCAGATCTTAGAGCAAAATTGTCCAGTCCCAG agCCTGAAGTGTCAGCTCCCATCCCCCTCAAACACACTGTATCCCGGAAACTGAAGGCTAACACAGGTGTCAACGCCATTGCAGAAGGAAGTGTGTCAGCAGAGTTTGTTCAGTCCTGTGGATATGACATCGAGGTTCAGTGTACTAGCATCCCAGATTCAAAACTGGAAGGTCTTCAAAACAG GAAACTTCTGGATCGGGAGCCATCATTTGTGAAGAATTGCcggatgggaaggaaggaactgtATGTGGTGACAGAGGCCTTTGAAGTGACCAAGGGTACTGTGCTGGAAGACAGTAGCAGTGTAGAACTTTCAGGAAAAGTGGGCATCCCCTACCAGATTGCCAAG GGTCAAGCTCAGGGACAGTGGCAAAGGGAGAGAACAGATTCAGTGCCTATCCTGAAGGGTGCAGTGGTGGCCTACAAGAAGAAGCAACTGGTCATTGAGAATAATACATGCG ctATTCTCCTTTCTGCTAATGCTAAGAAGAAAACCTTCCTAGGTTTTCTACCTAGGTTGCAAAGCAGTTTCGCTGCCTCAGCTGAGATGGGCAGATTAC tCAGGAAGATAAATTACATCTCTCCAATTG GAAGGATAGAGGAACCCTTCCATCTAG ATTTCAAGCACCTACAAAATGAAGTTTTCTGGAAAACAAGGGAACTGTCCATGCTTTCAAAGGATGTTCAAGATGTTATGTTCTCTAGTCTCCTGCCTGTGATCAGTGACAGGGAAATTCTGTATGACCTGATAAACATG CTGGAATTGGATCAGTTGGGGCATATGGATGGCCCAGGTGGTGTGATCCTAGATGTGCTACAACAGGACTCAAGACCCCCATGGATTGACCTAAAGAACCTCACTCTTTATCTCCTTCAAGCCCTAACGG TGCTGAGTGATACCCAACTCAGTCTGCTGGTCCAGTCTATGGAGAAGAGGCTCCTCCTCCAGCAACAAGAGCTG GTAAAGAGCATCCTGCAGCCAAACTTCAAGTATCCTTGGAACATCCCCTTCACTCTCCAGCCTCAACTTCTTGGCCAACTCCATGGTGAGGGCTTGGCCATTACTTACGAATTGCTGAAGGAGTGTGGTCTGAAGACGGAGCTGAATAATCCCAGGTCAACTTGGGATCTGGAAGCCAAGATGCCTCTGTCTGCTCTTTATGGGAGCCTGTCATTTTTGCAGCAACTTGTAGAATCCTAA